The following proteins come from a genomic window of Corallococcus sp. NCRR:
- a CDS encoding sigma-70 family RNA polymerase sigma factor, whose amino-acid sequence MLDFRQPNRTKQEFEELALAHLDPLYSAALRLTKNERDAEDLVQDTCMRAYRFFDKFERGTNIKAWLFKILTNTFINRYRRKVKERTVVEGVEREAVHERFVSRDATDFAANPEQYFFDRLLSDDVLRAIDSLPIDFRLVVILADLQEFSYKEIAEILECPVGTVMSRLFRGRKLLQKTLREYAEGQGVFRHDGEPVQAPADLEEFRRRKKAG is encoded by the coding sequence ATGCTGGACTTCAGGCAACCCAACCGGACGAAGCAGGAATTCGAAGAGCTGGCGCTGGCGCACCTGGACCCGCTCTATTCGGCGGCGCTCCGGTTGACCAAGAACGAGCGCGACGCCGAGGACCTGGTGCAGGACACCTGCATGCGGGCCTACCGCTTCTTCGACAAGTTCGAGCGCGGGACCAACATCAAGGCCTGGCTCTTCAAGATCCTCACGAACACCTTCATCAACCGCTATCGCCGCAAGGTGAAGGAGCGCACGGTGGTGGAGGGCGTGGAGCGCGAGGCGGTGCATGAGCGCTTCGTGAGCCGGGACGCGACGGACTTCGCGGCCAACCCGGAGCAGTACTTCTTCGACCGGCTGCTGTCGGACGACGTGCTGCGCGCCATCGACTCGCTGCCCATCGACTTCCGGCTGGTGGTCATCCTCGCGGACCTCCAGGAGTTCTCCTACAAGGAGATCGCGGAGATTCTGGAGTGCCCCGTGGGCACCGTGATGAGCCGCCTCTTCCGCGGCCGCAAGCTCTTGCAGAAGACGCTGCGCGAGTACGCGGAAGGCCAGGGCGTATTCCGGCACGACGGTGAACCGGTGCAGGCGCCCGCGGATCTGGAAGAGTTCCGCCGGCGGAAGAAGGCAGGCTAG
- a CDS encoding anti-sigma factor family protein: MTCQELERLLYPYLDGEFQPEERHDVESHLEGCAACVARVDEEMQLRQTLRRAAKHSISAQGTRAPASLRAGIQSGLHREHRRAQVSQWLRAGAMALVVVTVSGGWMTYQSGKAQKATILEAVQRHTRQRPLEFVAGTPEQIEAWFNDKVEHRITLPRLQQARPVGARFSTLNGQEVVYVSYETQPRLTNEPKRNIGVFVYPATGQRVIKDEGPTVENVAVDSSQAYNVVTWRDQDVTYELVTDLDDAAILQMLRDQEHRSNGLVRPAQVKPAVSVQPVSLQP, from the coding sequence ATGACCTGCCAGGAACTCGAGCGGTTGCTGTATCCGTACCTCGACGGCGAATTCCAGCCCGAGGAACGCCACGACGTGGAGTCGCATCTCGAAGGCTGCGCCGCGTGTGTCGCGCGGGTGGACGAAGAGATGCAGTTGCGTCAGACGCTTCGCCGTGCGGCGAAGCACTCCATCTCCGCCCAGGGCACGCGCGCGCCGGCGTCGCTGCGCGCGGGCATCCAGTCCGGCCTGCACCGCGAGCACCGCCGCGCGCAGGTGAGCCAGTGGCTGCGCGCCGGGGCCATGGCCCTGGTGGTGGTGACGGTGAGCGGCGGCTGGATGACGTACCAGTCCGGCAAGGCGCAGAAGGCCACCATCCTGGAGGCCGTGCAGCGCCACACGCGCCAGCGGCCGCTGGAGTTCGTCGCGGGCACGCCGGAGCAGATCGAAGCGTGGTTCAACGACAAGGTGGAGCACCGCATCACCCTGCCCCGCCTTCAGCAGGCGCGGCCCGTGGGCGCGCGCTTCTCCACGCTCAACGGCCAGGAGGTCGTCTACGTCAGCTACGAGACGCAGCCCCGCCTCACCAACGAGCCCAAGCGCAACATCGGCGTGTTCGTCTATCCGGCGACGGGGCAGCGGGTGATCAAGGACGAGGGCCCCACGGTGGAGAACGTCGCCGTGGACTCGAGCCAGGCGTACAACGTGGTGACGTGGCGTGATCAGGACGTCACCTACGAGCTGGTGACGGACCTGGATGACGCCGCCATCCTGCAGATGCTGCGAGATCAGGAGCACCGCTCCAACGGGCTCGTGCGCCCCGCGCAGGTGAAGCCCGCGGTGAGCGTGCAGCCGGTCTCGCTACAGCCCTGA
- the ald gene encoding alanine dehydrogenase: MIVGVPKEIKTREYRVGMVPAGVRALTMAGHTVLVETNAGVGSGIPDSEYQRVGAQIITSADEVWKRSEMIVKVKEPIAPEYERMQPGQIVYTYFHLAGVDPELTKTLIKKKVTAVAYETLQLDDGSLPLLKPMSEVAGKMAIQVGAACLEKAHGGKGILLGGVPGVRRGRVAVIGGGVVGLCAAKVAVGMGAEVTILDVNLERLTYLDDVFLGRAQTLASDTESIARTVRESDLVIGGVLIPGGKAPKLVSRELIGEMEPGSVVVDVAVDQGGCIETCKPTTHDNPTFTVSDVVHYCVANMPGAVPQTSTFALTNTTRPYSRKIADLGLVEAVKSDRALQRAINTYNGHITYEAVAKDMGYDYVPLMDALSGKK, encoded by the coding sequence GTGATCGTCGGAGTCCCCAAGGAGATCAAAACCCGCGAGTACCGTGTCGGCATGGTGCCTGCGGGCGTGCGCGCGCTCACCATGGCGGGGCACACGGTGCTGGTCGAGACGAACGCTGGCGTCGGCTCCGGCATCCCGGATTCGGAGTACCAGCGCGTCGGCGCGCAGATCATCACCAGCGCGGATGAGGTGTGGAAGCGCTCGGAGATGATCGTGAAGGTGAAGGAGCCCATCGCGCCGGAGTACGAGCGCATGCAGCCCGGGCAGATCGTCTACACGTACTTCCACCTGGCCGGCGTGGACCCGGAGCTCACCAAGACGCTCATCAAGAAGAAGGTGACCGCGGTCGCCTACGAGACCCTCCAGTTGGACGACGGCAGCCTCCCGCTGCTCAAGCCCATGTCCGAGGTGGCCGGCAAGATGGCCATCCAGGTGGGCGCCGCGTGCCTGGAGAAGGCCCACGGTGGCAAGGGCATCCTGCTGGGCGGCGTGCCCGGCGTGCGCCGCGGCCGCGTGGCCGTCATCGGCGGTGGCGTGGTGGGCCTGTGCGCCGCCAAGGTCGCCGTCGGCATGGGCGCGGAAGTGACCATCCTGGACGTGAACCTGGAGCGCCTCACCTACCTGGACGACGTGTTCCTCGGCCGCGCGCAGACGCTGGCGTCGGACACGGAGTCCATCGCGCGCACCGTGCGCGAGTCGGACCTCGTCATCGGCGGCGTGCTCATCCCCGGCGGCAAGGCCCCGAAGCTGGTGTCGCGTGAGCTGATTGGCGAGATGGAGCCCGGCTCCGTCGTCGTCGACGTGGCGGTGGACCAGGGCGGCTGCATCGAGACCTGCAAGCCCACCACGCACGACAACCCCACCTTCACCGTGAGCGACGTCGTCCACTACTGCGTGGCGAACATGCCCGGCGCGGTGCCCCAGACGTCCACCTTCGCGCTCACCAACACCACCCGCCCCTACTCGCGGAAGATCGCGGACCTGGGCCTGGTGGAGGCCGTGAAGTCCGACCGCGCCCTCCAGCGCGCCATCAACACCTACAACGGCCACATCACCTACGAGGCCGTCGCCAAGGACATGGGGTACGACTACGTGCCCCTGATGGACGCCCTCAGCGGCAAGAAGTGA
- a CDS encoding radical SAM protein codes for MTHAPKLLFADPKGRVMEHPYLIATLRSGEELVPPQDKPIALPAAGRLVHLPGRLPVGLNPDSGELELVREMKMGGKTFVPNAVGALLPPGYTRTFLPGEVKGSGPVLPQWAYTAAAWGEKGPLAWAIHTDRRSHWEPEAYSTPELKGLVTAHMARFPDSRVLKQLKTCALLYRCFTSQNIFYARDEGAIPASVMCNARCVGCISDQPADGPPASHERMDDGPSAEEMAAIGLYHLEHAPGRTMVSFGQGCEGEPLTRWKFIAESIRLMRAKTDKGSININTNASLTHGLEALLDAGLDAVRVSLNSASKGLYEAYYKPVKYGWEDVEASIALARERGAYLALNLLLFPGVTDREGEVRALENLVRKYRVDQVQTRSLCIDPLQYLEVARGVGAGGEPVGIRTLLQRLKAARPGLIIGNFARGLDERENAAGSPEV; via the coding sequence ATGACGCACGCGCCGAAACTGCTCTTCGCGGACCCCAAGGGCCGGGTGATGGAGCATCCCTATCTCATCGCCACGCTGCGCAGCGGCGAGGAGCTGGTGCCCCCGCAGGACAAGCCCATCGCCCTGCCAGCGGCCGGGCGCCTGGTGCACCTGCCCGGCCGCCTGCCCGTGGGGCTCAACCCGGACTCCGGCGAGCTGGAGCTGGTGCGCGAGATGAAGATGGGCGGAAAGACCTTCGTGCCCAACGCCGTGGGCGCGCTGCTGCCTCCCGGCTACACGCGCACGTTCCTTCCCGGAGAGGTGAAGGGCAGCGGGCCGGTGTTGCCGCAGTGGGCGTACACGGCGGCGGCGTGGGGGGAGAAGGGGCCGCTCGCGTGGGCCATCCACACGGACCGGCGTTCGCACTGGGAGCCGGAGGCGTACTCCACGCCGGAGCTCAAGGGCCTGGTGACAGCGCACATGGCGCGCTTCCCGGACAGCCGCGTGCTCAAGCAGCTGAAGACGTGCGCGCTGCTCTACCGGTGCTTCACGTCGCAGAACATCTTCTACGCGCGCGACGAGGGCGCCATCCCCGCGTCGGTGATGTGCAACGCGCGCTGCGTGGGTTGCATCTCGGATCAGCCCGCGGACGGCCCGCCCGCCTCGCACGAGCGCATGGATGACGGCCCCTCCGCGGAGGAGATGGCGGCCATCGGCCTGTACCACCTGGAGCACGCGCCGGGCCGCACCATGGTGAGCTTCGGCCAGGGCTGCGAGGGCGAGCCGCTCACGCGCTGGAAGTTCATCGCGGAGTCCATCCGCCTGATGCGCGCGAAGACGGACAAGGGCTCCATCAACATCAACACCAACGCGAGCCTCACGCACGGGCTCGAGGCCCTGCTGGACGCGGGGCTGGACGCCGTGCGCGTGTCGCTCAACTCCGCGTCCAAGGGGCTCTACGAGGCCTACTACAAGCCGGTGAAGTACGGCTGGGAGGACGTGGAGGCGTCCATCGCGCTGGCGCGCGAGCGGGGCGCGTACCTGGCGCTCAACCTGCTCCTGTTCCCCGGCGTCACCGACCGCGAGGGCGAGGTGCGGGCGCTGGAGAACCTGGTGCGCAAGTACCGCGTGGATCAGGTGCAGACGCGCTCTTTGTGCATTGATCCGCTCCAGTACCTGGAGGTCGCGCGCGGCGTGGGCGCGGGCGGCGAGCCAGTGGGTATCCGCACGCTGCTCCAGCGGCTGAAGGCGGCGCGGCCGGGGTTGATCATCGGCAACTTCGCGCGCGGCCTGGACGAGCGCGAGAACGCCGCGGGCTCACCGGAGGTTTGA
- a CDS encoding biotin--[acetyl-CoA-carboxylase] ligase → METTNELSQDARILNFLAEGGEGFISGEALSNRLGLSRTAVWKHVEALRLKGYRIEAVPAKGYRLVGRPDRLSALEVHPLLATRAVGRVLHHHDTLGSTNATAFRLAQDGAVHGTVVVAEQQTAGKGRRGRAWVSPPNLNLYFSAILRPELPPQRAPELTLVAAVALAETLREAGADAAIKWPNDVQIGGRKVAGILTELSAEPERVHFVIVGVGVNLNSGEEHFPDELRATATSLALALGRPVARAPFAAALWTRLEAWLETYLATGFDAVRTRWKALSSTLGVPVRVRTDRGDWEGFAEDIDPTGALMVRMADGRVERVLAGDVEQLRPQR, encoded by the coding sequence GTGGAAACGACGAACGAGCTCTCGCAGGACGCGCGCATCCTCAACTTCCTCGCGGAAGGCGGGGAGGGCTTCATCTCCGGTGAGGCGCTGTCCAACCGGCTGGGCCTGTCGCGCACGGCGGTGTGGAAGCACGTGGAGGCCCTGCGGCTGAAGGGCTACCGCATCGAAGCGGTGCCCGCGAAGGGCTACCGGCTGGTGGGCCGGCCGGACCGGCTCTCCGCGCTGGAGGTCCACCCGCTGCTCGCCACGCGCGCGGTGGGCCGCGTGCTGCACCACCACGACACCCTCGGCTCCACCAACGCGACGGCCTTCCGGCTGGCCCAGGACGGTGCTGTCCACGGCACGGTGGTGGTGGCCGAGCAGCAGACGGCCGGCAAGGGACGCCGGGGCCGCGCCTGGGTGTCGCCGCCGAACCTGAACCTGTACTTCTCCGCCATCCTGCGCCCGGAGCTGCCCCCGCAGCGCGCGCCGGAGCTCACGCTGGTGGCCGCCGTGGCCCTGGCGGAGACGCTGCGCGAGGCGGGCGCGGACGCCGCCATCAAGTGGCCCAATGACGTGCAGATCGGCGGCCGGAAGGTGGCCGGCATCCTCACGGAGCTGTCCGCCGAACCCGAGCGCGTGCACTTCGTCATCGTGGGCGTGGGGGTGAACCTCAACTCCGGCGAGGAGCACTTCCCGGACGAGCTGCGCGCCACGGCCACGTCGCTCGCCCTGGCGCTGGGGCGGCCCGTGGCCCGCGCGCCCTTCGCCGCGGCCCTGTGGACCCGGCTGGAGGCCTGGCTGGAGACGTACCTGGCCACCGGCTTCGACGCGGTGCGCACCCGCTGGAAGGCGCTCTCCAGCACCCTGGGCGTCCCCGTCCGGGTGCGGACGGACCGGGGGGACTGGGAGGGGTTCGCGGAGGACATCGACCCCACGGGCGCGCTGATGGTGCGCATGGCGGACGGGCGGGTGGAGCGCGTGCTGGCGGGGGACGTGGAGCAGCTGCGTCCCCAGCGCTAG
- a CDS encoding response regulator, with amino-acid sequence MSKRILIVESDATLATTLQQALEARGFSAQTTGDGKGSVELIRRERPDLVVLAVDLSAGQNGYLICGKLKKDDELKTVPIVIIGSPDGFAAHSKLKARADEYVAKPVDADVLIERVGGVIGFPEPPVSNEVVEDESLTLDSLGEEPATDFGSEEIAVDTGEEAAVAGEDLDMLDDAFSDLSEPVTGTPEEPVVAPPEEMESPSGLEEISALDSLGPDNDDSLDMLGGLDEPEEKTVIGFMPPVDPEPVAAAPTPPPARAAAAPLRAVPPPATTRPAVAAPVTSAAAPGPSAADLAELRNLRAKVAELTSALEDARAETTQVEERVQSLESELQAKATELEASRSTAGKSDKDTFALRDTVNKRDKEILRLKSELNQKDQEIIELKDQHLELEQKASTSDEELNRRDAQIKTLTSRTEQLTTERKRVDQQLATAKEEARGATARLGTLQAELDQHQAQAQEMVAEADSLRAQVAQQDADLQAAREEAEGLRSQVEAAQGELEGLRGQLEQAQADLSNQSAQAAAEADGLRARITELEQAAVRNEERVTKLYARIKGDEKLREKTKKALAIAQQLLDEPGTAVDADADEEAAA; translated from the coding sequence ATGTCCAAGCGAATCCTGATCGTCGAAAGCGACGCCACCCTCGCCACCACCCTGCAGCAGGCCCTGGAGGCACGGGGCTTCTCCGCGCAGACGACGGGCGACGGCAAGGGCAGCGTGGAGCTGATCCGCCGTGAGCGTCCGGACCTCGTGGTGCTGGCGGTGGACCTGTCCGCGGGACAGAACGGCTACCTCATCTGCGGCAAGCTGAAGAAGGACGACGAGCTGAAGACGGTGCCCATCGTCATCATCGGCAGCCCGGACGGCTTCGCGGCGCACAGCAAGCTGAAGGCGCGCGCGGACGAGTACGTGGCGAAGCCGGTGGACGCGGACGTCCTCATCGAGCGCGTGGGCGGCGTCATCGGCTTCCCGGAGCCGCCCGTCAGCAACGAGGTGGTGGAGGACGAGAGCCTCACGCTGGACTCGCTGGGCGAGGAGCCCGCGACGGACTTCGGCTCGGAGGAGATCGCCGTCGACACGGGCGAGGAGGCCGCGGTGGCCGGGGAAGACCTGGACATGCTCGACGACGCCTTCAGCGACCTGTCCGAGCCCGTGACGGGCACGCCCGAGGAGCCCGTCGTCGCGCCGCCGGAGGAGATGGAGTCCCCGTCCGGCCTGGAGGAGATCTCCGCGCTCGACTCGCTGGGCCCGGACAACGACGACTCGCTGGACATGCTGGGCGGCCTGGACGAGCCGGAGGAGAAGACCGTCATCGGCTTCATGCCGCCGGTGGATCCGGAGCCCGTCGCCGCCGCCCCCACCCCGCCGCCCGCGCGCGCCGCCGCCGCGCCCCTGCGCGCGGTGCCGCCGCCCGCCACCACCCGCCCCGCCGTCGCCGCGCCGGTGACGTCTGCCGCCGCCCCGGGCCCGTCCGCCGCGGACCTGGCGGAGCTGCGCAACCTGCGCGCGAAGGTGGCGGAGCTGACGAGCGCGCTGGAGGACGCGCGCGCCGAGACGACCCAGGTCGAGGAGCGCGTGCAGTCGCTGGAGTCCGAGCTCCAGGCGAAGGCCACGGAGCTGGAGGCGTCCCGCTCCACCGCCGGCAAGAGCGACAAGGACACCTTCGCGCTGCGTGACACCGTCAACAAGCGCGACAAGGAGATCCTGCGGCTCAAGTCGGAGCTGAACCAGAAGGACCAGGAGATCATCGAGCTGAAGGATCAGCACCTGGAGCTGGAGCAGAAGGCCTCCACCTCCGATGAGGAGCTGAACCGCCGCGACGCGCAGATCAAGACGCTCACCTCGCGCACCGAGCAGCTCACCACGGAGCGCAAGCGCGTGGATCAGCAGCTGGCCACCGCGAAGGAGGAGGCGCGCGGCGCCACCGCCAGGCTGGGCACGCTCCAGGCGGAGCTGGATCAGCACCAGGCCCAGGCCCAGGAGATGGTGGCCGAGGCGGACAGCCTGCGCGCCCAGGTGGCCCAGCAGGACGCGGACCTCCAGGCGGCGCGCGAGGAGGCCGAAGGGCTGCGCTCGCAGGTGGAGGCGGCGCAGGGCGAGCTGGAGGGCCTGCGCGGCCAGCTGGAGCAGGCCCAGGCGGACCTGTCCAACCAGAGCGCCCAGGCGGCCGCGGAGGCGGACGGCCTGCGCGCGCGCATCACCGAGCTGGAGCAGGCGGCGGTGCGCAACGAGGAGCGCGTGACGAAGCTCTACGCGCGCATCAAGGGCGACGAGAAGCTGCGCGAGAAGACGAAGAAGGCGCTGGCCATCGCGCAGCAGCTGCTGGACGAGCCCGGCACCGCCGTGGACGCCGACGCCGACGAGGAAGCTGCGGCCTGA
- a CDS encoding HTH domain-containing protein, protein MTFYEAALRVLESEGRPLHFLEITEKSIQLSLLSHIGKTPEVTMLSRLAAMARRTRDRKVIVTAKDTFALTDWSLSEDVEALAQTGVMEPHPEEELPPLRPVERHPEPRTDNVRASGRGTERKRRRDEGDEERGGRRKRFPPLPEVVFEILSEADAALRTDQLIERAKGKELCAEETTVEAVLTALLEDNQRRIDAGRRPQYAFNQETGEVSLERAGAPSEAPPLELQAAFAQALGIPLEGGRPVLGKPAAAGEPLVDEALITTARTALKDARRAVARGLRKRLGDADVGTFEKSVVKMMHGLGFRELKVAKRSKEGPLLTARKREGSVELRYAVRMLKGAPGIDRKTVQELRRDLGHYSAQVGLLVSAGEVRGDARSEAQASGSLVMLWCGDALGEKFLEAKTAVTVTQVELYDIDERFFEAAKLDAEEAQRRREERKSEKQAREEGGGEVEAAATTTERAERPERSDRQERSERRRDRQRERAEARDAAQSGAAEGSEAKASPVAPAPPPAAGFTPASEEDESEEGDDEGEDEDLEAASAFVGGAKEGAEAGTAEGNASDRKRRRRRRRGRRGRGSRGAEGAPAGEGGAPGEAAASAGEAGATTVAAVAAGEGNGSSGGVAADAGTVGMPGEGEGSSGGIAAPSPGGSVTGETVALAGEALPVTTEAHPANGEATATPPSVGNAWQAGEAAQPESDESARARAEAAKAASDAETPVAAQALPPEEAPVESSSQPAEVREVHEAPVSPGTDGSSEGNKEG, encoded by the coding sequence ATGACATTTTACGAGGCCGCGCTCCGTGTGCTGGAGAGCGAAGGTCGCCCCCTGCATTTCCTTGAAATCACGGAGAAGTCCATCCAGCTGAGCCTGCTGTCCCACATTGGTAAGACGCCGGAAGTGACGATGCTGTCGCGACTGGCCGCCATGGCGCGACGGACGCGGGATCGCAAGGTGATTGTCACGGCGAAGGATACCTTCGCGCTGACGGACTGGTCGCTCTCCGAGGACGTCGAGGCACTTGCACAGACGGGCGTGATGGAGCCGCATCCGGAGGAGGAGTTGCCTCCGCTGCGGCCGGTGGAGCGTCACCCGGAGCCCCGCACGGACAACGTCCGCGCGTCGGGCCGTGGCACGGAGCGCAAGCGCCGCCGTGACGAGGGGGACGAGGAGCGGGGTGGCCGCCGCAAGCGCTTCCCGCCGCTGCCGGAGGTGGTGTTCGAGATCCTCAGCGAGGCGGACGCCGCGCTGCGCACGGATCAGCTCATCGAGCGCGCCAAGGGCAAGGAGCTGTGCGCCGAGGAGACCACGGTGGAGGCGGTGCTCACCGCCCTGCTGGAGGACAACCAGCGCCGCATCGACGCGGGCCGCCGGCCCCAGTACGCCTTCAACCAGGAGACCGGCGAGGTGTCCCTGGAGCGCGCGGGCGCGCCGAGCGAGGCGCCGCCCCTGGAGCTCCAGGCCGCCTTCGCGCAGGCCCTGGGCATCCCGCTGGAGGGGGGCCGCCCGGTGCTGGGCAAGCCCGCCGCCGCTGGCGAGCCCCTGGTGGACGAGGCCCTCATCACCACCGCGCGCACGGCCCTCAAGGACGCGCGCCGGGCGGTGGCGCGCGGGCTGCGCAAGCGCCTGGGCGACGCGGACGTGGGCACCTTCGAGAAGTCCGTGGTGAAGATGATGCACGGGCTGGGCTTCCGCGAGCTGAAGGTCGCCAAGCGCTCCAAGGAAGGCCCCCTGCTCACCGCGCGCAAGCGCGAGGGCAGCGTGGAGCTGCGCTACGCGGTCCGCATGCTCAAGGGCGCGCCGGGCATCGACCGCAAGACGGTGCAGGAGCTGCGGCGCGACCTGGGCCACTACTCGGCGCAGGTGGGCCTGCTGGTGAGCGCGGGCGAGGTGCGCGGCGACGCGCGCTCGGAGGCGCAGGCCTCCGGCTCGCTGGTGATGCTGTGGTGCGGTGACGCCCTGGGTGAGAAGTTCCTGGAGGCGAAGACCGCCGTCACCGTCACCCAGGTGGAGCTGTACGACATCGACGAGCGCTTCTTCGAGGCCGCGAAGCTGGACGCCGAGGAGGCCCAGCGCCGCCGCGAGGAGCGCAAGAGCGAGAAGCAGGCCCGCGAGGAGGGCGGTGGCGAGGTCGAGGCCGCCGCCACCACCACCGAGCGCGCGGAGCGTCCCGAGCGGAGCGACCGTCAGGAGCGCTCCGAGCGCCGCCGCGACCGTCAGCGCGAACGGGCCGAGGCGCGCGACGCCGCCCAGTCCGGTGCCGCCGAGGGCTCCGAGGCCAAGGCCTCGCCGGTGGCCCCCGCGCCGCCGCCCGCCGCCGGGTTCACGCCCGCTTCGGAAGAGGACGAGTCCGAGGAGGGCGACGACGAGGGTGAGGACGAGGACCTGGAGGCCGCCAGCGCCTTCGTGGGTGGAGCCAAGGAGGGCGCCGAGGCCGGCACCGCCGAGGGCAACGCCTCCGACCGCAAGCGCCGCCGCCGCCGTCGCCGGGGCCGTCGCGGCCGTGGCTCGCGCGGAGCGGAGGGCGCGCCCGCGGGTGAAGGCGGCGCTCCCGGCGAGGCAGCCGCCAGCGCGGGCGAGGCCGGTGCCACCACGGTGGCCGCGGTCGCCGCCGGTGAAGGCAACGGTTCCTCGGGCGGCGTCGCGGCCGACGCCGGCACGGTGGGCATGCCCGGTGAGGGCGAGGGCTCCTCCGGTGGCATCGCCGCGCCGTCCCCGGGTGGCAGCGTCACCGGTGAGACGGTCGCGCTCGCGGGTGAGGCCCTGCCCGTGACGACGGAGGCCCACCCCGCGAACGGGGAGGCCACCGCCACGCCGCCCTCCGTGGGCAATGCCTGGCAGGCGGGCGAAGCGGCGCAGCCGGAGTCCGACGAGTCCGCGCGGGCCCGGGCCGAAGCCGCGAAGGCCGCGTCCGATGCGGAGACCCCGGTCGCCGCGCAGGCGCTGCCTCCGGAAGAGGCCCCCGTCGAGTCGTCCTCGCAGCCCGCGGAGGTCCGCGAGGTGCACGAAGCGCCGGTGTCGCCTGGGACGGATGGTTCGTCCGAGGGCAACAAGGAAGGCTGA
- a CDS encoding type III pantothenate kinase: MLLAIDVGNTNTVLGVYEGRRLLDHWRLETSARRSADEYGILVRQLFAWSGVDANQVKAVAVSSVVPPLQFILEKMSERYFKTRPMFVGPGVKTGMPILYDNPREVGADRIVNAVAAYEKHHRGLIVVDFGTATTLDVVTPKGEYLGGAICPGINISMEALFQNASKLPRVEFARPPHVVGRNTVHSMQSGLVHGYVSLVDGMCARMEAEMGFSAKVVATGGLAPLVASESKAIQEVDEFLTLEGLRIIYGRNHAT, encoded by the coding sequence ATGCTCCTGGCCATCGACGTCGGCAACACCAACACCGTCCTGGGCGTGTACGAGGGCCGGCGGCTCCTGGACCACTGGCGCCTGGAGACGAGCGCGCGAAGGAGCGCGGACGAGTACGGCATCCTCGTGCGCCAGCTCTTCGCGTGGAGCGGCGTCGACGCGAACCAGGTGAAGGCCGTGGCGGTGTCCAGCGTGGTGCCGCCGCTCCAGTTCATCCTGGAGAAGATGAGCGAGCGCTACTTCAAGACGCGCCCCATGTTCGTGGGCCCGGGCGTGAAGACGGGCATGCCCATCCTCTACGACAACCCGCGCGAGGTGGGCGCGGACCGCATCGTCAACGCGGTAGCCGCCTACGAGAAGCACCACCGCGGCCTCATCGTCGTGGACTTCGGCACCGCGACGACGCTGGACGTGGTGACGCCCAAGGGCGAGTACCTGGGCGGCGCCATCTGCCCCGGCATCAACATCTCCATGGAGGCCCTGTTCCAGAACGCCTCCAAGCTGCCCCGCGTCGAGTTCGCCCGGCCGCCGCACGTGGTGGGCCGCAACACCGTGCACTCCATGCAGTCCGGCCTGGTCCACGGCTACGTGAGCCTGGTGGACGGCATGTGCGCGCGCATGGAGGCGGAGATGGGCTTCTCCGCGAAAGTGGTGGCCACCGGGGGCCTGGCCCCGCTGGTGGCCAGTGAATCGAAGGCCATCCAGGAGGTGGATGAGTTCCTCACCCTGGAGGGGCTGCGCATCATCTACGGAAGGAATCACGCGACATGA
- a CDS encoding HEAT repeat domain-containing protein, with protein MKPALLLTSCVLFFGACRSQAPRYPVAPVELSGTTLRDNALLGFGPEGVRELFDDALESSGRFERVADESPKKARPWRLSLDVPFTREVLKDGNPHSYAEVGANLSLERFGGNTPQRYEVVGLGEAAVEVDSAEGRRAAMRGALESVLRQVTEAAVLQLAALERADEALVADLQANDSRIREFALRTLAERKHPAAAPLLIERLKDTGDAEQVRRTIGALAEMKAKSAVPALIDLARGRDSGFLQEIVFAVGEIGGPEAEAYLYTVAQGHDTPSVQAAAQQALDTLYASRNHATAEARGQGHADP; from the coding sequence ATGAAGCCGGCCCTGCTGCTAACCTCCTGCGTGCTGTTCTTCGGGGCCTGCCGCTCGCAGGCTCCGCGCTATCCGGTGGCGCCGGTGGAGCTCTCCGGGACCACCCTGCGGGACAACGCCCTCCTGGGCTTCGGCCCGGAAGGCGTGCGGGAGCTGTTCGATGACGCGCTGGAGTCCTCCGGCCGCTTCGAACGGGTGGCTGACGAGTCCCCCAAGAAGGCCCGCCCCTGGCGGCTGTCGCTGGACGTGCCCTTCACCCGCGAGGTGCTGAAGGACGGCAACCCGCACAGCTACGCGGAGGTGGGCGCCAACCTGTCCCTGGAGCGCTTTGGCGGCAACACGCCCCAGCGCTACGAGGTCGTGGGCCTGGGCGAGGCGGCCGTGGAAGTGGACTCGGCGGAAGGGCGGCGGGCCGCCATGCGCGGCGCGCTGGAGAGCGTGCTGCGGCAGGTGACGGAGGCCGCGGTGCTGCAACTCGCCGCGCTGGAGCGCGCGGACGAGGCGCTGGTGGCGGACCTCCAGGCCAACGACTCGCGCATCCGTGAGTTCGCCCTGCGCACGCTGGCCGAGCGCAAGCACCCGGCCGCCGCGCCGCTCCTGATTGAGCGCCTCAAGGACACCGGCGACGCGGAGCAGGTGCGCCGCACCATCGGCGCGCTGGCGGAGATGAAGGCGAAGAGCGCGGTGCCGGCGCTCATCGACCTGGCGCGCGGACGCGACTCGGGCTTCCTGCAGGAGATCGTCTTCGCGGTGGGCGAGATTGGCGGCCCGGAGGCGGAGGCGTACCTGTACACGGTGGCCCAGGGCCACGACACGCCGTCGGTGCAGGCCGCCGCGCAGCAGGCGCTGGACACGCTCTACGCATCACGCAACCACGCAACCGCGGAGGCGCGTGGCCAGGGCCACGCGGACCCCTAG